A part of Desulfomicrobium baculatum DSM 4028 genomic DNA contains:
- a CDS encoding oxidoreductase FAD/NAD(P)-binding domain-containing protein produces MIDSQTPCRDLEVLSCRPGSDPSLVDLVLSAPGWTCKPGQFVMIRPAHWGSELVWPRPFSVCDVSEQGLRIIFQTVGRGTRKLAELVPGQKVTVWGPLGRWFRIDEARPNLILAGGVGIAPFVMLARREKTDNLSMLFGHRLDLEHYPYAEIAARIKSEAMQQKTVADIAEFEIVLSERIKALAGVGQVLACGPEPMLKVVRRYCLLHGTDGQVSLENRMACGVGACLGCVGKTVAGDYVQSCVHGPVFDVREIDLGD; encoded by the coding sequence ATGATCGATAGCCAAACACCATGCCGGGATCTGGAGGTTCTGTCCTGCCGACCCGGAAGCGACCCTTCTCTTGTCGACCTTGTGCTTTCCGCACCGGGCTGGACCTGCAAGCCCGGACAGTTCGTCATGATCCGGCCCGCGCACTGGGGCTCGGAACTGGTCTGGCCCCGGCCTTTTTCCGTCTGCGACGTATCGGAGCAGGGGCTGCGCATCATTTTTCAGACCGTGGGGCGCGGCACGCGCAAGCTGGCCGAGCTTGTTCCCGGACAGAAAGTCACGGTCTGGGGGCCGCTGGGGCGCTGGTTCCGCATCGACGAGGCCCGGCCCAACCTGATCCTGGCCGGTGGCGTGGGCATCGCCCCTTTTGTCATGCTGGCCCGGCGCGAAAAAACGGACAATCTGTCCATGCTCTTCGGCCACCGCCTGGACCTTGAGCACTACCCTTACGCCGAGATCGCGGCTCGCATCAAAAGCGAGGCCATGCAGCAGAAGACTGTGGCCGACATCGCCGAATTCGAGATCGTGCTGTCCGAGCGCATCAAGGCCCTGGCCGGAGTGGGGCAGGTGCTGGCCTGCGGGCCGGAGCCCATGCTTAAAGTCGTGCGCAGGTATTGCCTGCTGCACGGCACGGACGGGCAGGTTTCCCTGGAGAACCGCATGGCCTGCGGTGTGGGCGCGTGCCTCGGCTGCGTGGGCAAGACGGTGGCGGGTGACTACGTGCAGAGCTGCGTGCACGGTCCGGTCTTTGACGTGCGTGAAATCGATTTGGGAGATTAG
- a CDS encoding dihydroorotate dehydrogenase, with product MDLTVKLGPLTLRNPIITASGTFGYGLEFLRYGDLSALGGICLKGISLAPRTGNPMPRIAETPCGMLNAIGLQNVGVEKFLKEKLPYIPAGATLIANLYAQTPEDFGELAAIFSGEDKIAALEVNISCPNVREGGVQFGQDPHMASAVVGAVKKRAGSKPVIVKLSPNVTDVRVIARAAVDAGADMLSLINTLSGMAVDIRTRKSRLANVVGGLSGPAIKPVALRMVHQVVQSVNVPVIGMGGIVSAEDVLEFILVGAHAVQVGTYNFMRPDNAFRLVEEVRVLAETLGIESWGDYRGTLKV from the coding sequence ATGGACCTGACCGTCAAACTCGGCCCCCTGACCCTGAGGAATCCGATCATCACCGCTTCGGGCACCTTCGGCTACGGACTGGAGTTCTTGCGCTACGGCGATCTGTCCGCGCTGGGCGGCATCTGCCTGAAGGGCATTTCCCTGGCTCCGCGCACGGGCAATCCCATGCCGCGCATCGCCGAAACCCCTTGCGGCATGCTCAACGCCATCGGCCTGCAGAACGTGGGCGTGGAGAAGTTTCTGAAAGAGAAGCTGCCCTACATCCCGGCCGGCGCGACGCTCATCGCCAATCTGTATGCGCAGACCCCCGAGGACTTCGGGGAGCTGGCGGCCATTTTTTCGGGTGAGGACAAGATCGCGGCCCTGGAGGTCAACATCTCCTGCCCCAACGTGCGCGAGGGCGGGGTGCAGTTCGGCCAGGACCCGCACATGGCTTCCGCTGTCGTCGGCGCGGTCAAGAAGCGGGCCGGAAGCAAGCCGGTCATAGTCAAGCTCAGCCCCAACGTGACCGACGTGCGCGTCATCGCCAGGGCGGCCGTGGACGCGGGGGCGGACATGCTTTCCCTCATCAACACGCTCTCGGGCATGGCCGTGGACATCCGCACGCGCAAGAGCCGCCTGGCCAACGTGGTCGGGGGGCTGTCCGGCCCGGCCATCAAGCCCGTGGCCCTGCGCATGGTCCACCAGGTCGTGCAGTCCGTGAACGTGCCGGTCATCGGCATGGGCGGCATCGTCAGCGCCGAGGACGTGCTGGAGTTCATCCTGGTGGGGGCGCATGCGGTGCAGGTCGGGACGTACAATTTCATGCGCCCGGACAACGCCTTTCGCCTGGTGGAAGAGGTGCGCGTGCTGGCCGAGACCCTGGGCATAGAGTCATGGGGCGACTACCGGGGCACGCTCAAGGTTTAG